GATGTTCAGGTCCTTGGCCAGTTCGGCCTGGATCTTGTCCGACTGCTTGGTGTCGATACCGGCGATCTGGATCCGGACCGAACCGTTTCCGAGCTTCTGGACCGTCGCGTCGTGGCCGGAGGCCGTCTCCGCGTCTTCCTTGATCTGCTCGACGGAGGCGGACACGTGGGTGGTCTTGTCCGTGGTGAAGACCGCCCCGCCCTCGAACTCGATGCCCATCGTGAGACCACGCACCGCAAGGCCGACGATGGCCGTGATGGTGATCAGGATGGAGATGCCGTACCAGAGCTTCCGCTTGCCGACGAAGTCGTAGCCGATCTCGCCGCGGTACAGCTTGGCGCCGATGGTGCCGAGTCGCGACATCTCACGCCTCCTTCGGGTCGGTGTGAGCGGAGGCGGCGGTGCGGGAACGACGCAGCGGGGGCTTGGCACCGAGGCGCTTGGGGTCGAGACCGGACCACGGGTGACCGTCCGCGAAGAACTGCCTGCGCGCGATCAGCGTCATGACCGGCTTGGTGAAGAGGAAGACGACCACAACGTCGAGCAGGGTGGTGAGGCCCAGCGTGAACGCGAAGCCCTGCACCTTGCCGACCGTCACGATGTAGAGCACGGCGGCGGCCAGGAACGACACGAAGTCGGAGACGAGGATGGTGCGCCGGGCACGCGGCCAGGCACGCTCGACGGCCGGACGGAGTGTACGGCCGTGCCGGATCTCGTCACGCACTCGTTCGAAGTAGACGATGAACGAGTCCGCGGTAATACCGATCGCGACGATCGCACCGCAGACAGCGGGCAGGTTCAGCGCGAAGCCGATGCCCGGGCCGAGCAGCGTCATGATCTCGTACGTGAGGATGCCCGAGACCGCGAGGCTGAGGATCGCGATGGCGGCCAGGCCGCGGTAGTACGCCACCAGGTAGATGATGACCAGCGCGAGGCCGATCGCACCGGCGATGAGACCGGCGTCCAGCTGCTGGCCACCAAGGGCGGCCGACACGGTGGTGGCGGTCTCCTCGTGGAAGGTCAGCGGAAGGGCGCCGTAGGACAGGACGTTGGCGAGGCTCTGGGCCGACTTCTGGTCGAAGCTGCCGGAGATCTCGGCGCTGCCGCTGAGCGTCGTGGAGACGCGAGGGGCGGACTGGACCAGGCCGTCGAGGACGATCGCGAACTGGTTCTGCGGCTCCGTCGCCTTGGCGAGCTTGGTGGTGGTCGTCTGGAACTTCTTCGAGCCCTTGCCCGTGAAGTCCATGTTGACGACCCATGCGCCGTTCTGCTGCGAGATCGCGGCCTTGGCGCTGTCGACGTCGGTACCGGAGAGCTCGGCCGGGCCGAGGATGTACTTCGTGGAACCGTCCTCGCTGCACGACACGACCGGGTCGGTGGGCAGGGCGCCCTTGCTCGCGTTGGCGCGGCCGGCCTTGGTGGAACAGTCGAGCGCCGTGAACTCCTTCTGCAGCTTCGCAGCCGTGGCGGCATCGGCCGCCGAGGCGCTGGAGCTCGCCGAAGGGGTCGGCGTGGGAGAAGGCGTGGAGTCCGCCTTCAGACCGTCGGTGACCGCACGGCCCTGAGAGGTCGCGGAGGCGGTCGGGGTGGGCGTTGCCGACGAGGTGGCCTTCGCCTTGCCGGTGGACGAGGCGGTCGGCGTGGGCGAAGCGGTGGACGTCGGCGTCGGCGTGCCCGCGGCCTCGGTCAGGACCTGCCGGAAGTACAGCTGGGCGGTGGTACCGACCTGCGCGCGAGCTTCCTTCGAGTTCGTCCCCTTGGGGATGTTCACGATGATGTTGTCCGAGCCCTGGGTCTGGACCTCGGCCTCGGAAACGCCCATGCCGTTGACGCGCCGGTCGATGATGCTGACCGCGGTGTCCATGTTCGTCTTGTTGATCGCGTTCGGCTTGCCCGGCGTCGGCTCGGCCTTGAGCGTGATGCTCGTACCGCCGGCGAGGTCGATGCCCAGGCGGGGCGTGGTGTGCCCGCCGAGGAACATTCCTCCGGCCATCGCGACCATGGCGATCAGGATCAGGAGCAGGGAACGTCCCGGCTTGCCCTGGGCCCCCGCCGGCCTTCGGCCCTTGTTCGGTGCTGCCACCTTGTCGTTTCTCCCTGTCCTACCGCCCTGCGCCGGGTGTGCGCTGTGGGCGGCCACGAAGTATTAAGGGGTCCTGCCCCCGCAGAAGTCGTACGAGCCGGGGACCGGGTGCGCGGATGAGCGCGATCCGGTCCCCGTACGTGACTACTTCGCGTCGCCCTCGCCGTCGGCCTTGTCGTCCTTGGGCGCGGTCTCGTCCACGGTGTCCTCCGCGGCGTCCTTCTTGCCCAGGTCGATCTTGGCGTCATCCGCCGTCTCGTCGGCCTCGGTGAGCGAGGAGGCGTCGTCCGGCACGATGGCGCTGTCGTCCTCGCCGTGGACGATGCGGTTGTACTCCTCGTCCACGAGGACGGCGCCGATGGCGTTCTTGGCGTAGATGGCGTGGACGCCGGGAGCGACCTCGAGGGTCACCGTCTCGTCGTGGATCTCCTTGACGGTGGCGTACATGCCCCCGATCGTGCGGACGCCGGTACCGGGCTGCATCTCATTGCGCATGGACGCGGCCGCCTGCTGCTTCTTCTTGGCGGAGCGGGTCATCAGGAACATGGCCCCGATAAGCACAATGAAGGGGAGGAGAGTGATCGGACTCACGGGACGGACTTCCTTCGCACGACCGCGCTGGTGAGCGGCCTGATCTACGGGGGTGGGCACGCCGGCCTGGAAGGGCGACGTCGGCGGAGTCTAAGCGAGTCCGCATCATTGGAACAACGCCCAGCATGGCACTGCCGTTCCTGACCGGGCGACCCTCCGCGCCGCTATGCCCGAAACAGCCCGCCTTGTCCGTTATCTGCCCCAGTCTGCTGCGGCGGTACGAGTCCGAGATGGGCCCAGGCGGCAGGCGTCGCCACCCGGCCTCGCGGGGTGCGGGCGAGGAGTCCTTCCCGTACCAAAAAGGGCTCGGCGACCTCTTCCACCGTCTCGCGCTCCTCTCCTACGGCCACTGCCAGCGTGGACAGGCCCACGGGTCCGCCGCCGAAGAGCTTGAGCAAAGCTTGAAGGACGGCCCGGTCCAGGCGGTCGAGACCGCGGGCGTCGACCTCGTAGACGGCGAGGGCCGTGCCGGCGACCTCGCGCGTGATGGTGCCGTCGCCCTTCACCTGGGCGTAGTCGCGGACGCGGCGCAGGAGGCGGTTGGCGATACGGGGGGTGCCGCGGGAGCGTCCTGCGATCTCCGCCGCGCCCTCGCCGTCGATCTCCACGTCGAGCAGGCGGGCGGAGCGGTGGATGACGCGCTCCAGCTCGGCGGGCTCGTAGAACTCCATGTGACCGGTGAAGCCGAAGCGGTCGCGCAGCGGGGGCGGCAGGAGTCCGGCCCTGGTGGTGGCGCCGACCAGGGTGAAGGGCGGGAGCTCCAGCGGGATGGCGGTGGCGCCGGGGCCCTTGCCGACGATGACGTCGACCCTGAAGTCCTCCATCGCCATGTAGAGCATCTCCTCCGCGGGACGCGACATGCGGTGGATCTCGTCCAGGAAGAGGACCTCTCCCTCCTGGAGGGAGGAGAGGATCGCGGCGAGGTCGCCCGCGTGCTGGATGGCGGGGCCCGAGGTGATGCGGATCGGGGCGCCCATCTCGGCGGCGATGATCATCGAGAGGGTTGTCTTGCCGAGGCCGGGGGCTCCGGAGAGCAGGACGTGGTCGGCGGTGGCACCGCGCTGGCGGGCCGCGCGCAGCACCAGGTCGAGCTGTTGCCTGACCTTCTCCTGTCCGACGAACTCGTCGAGGTCCTTGGGGCGCAGGGCGGCCTCGACCGCCTGGTCCTCCCCGTCGGCGACGGAGTCCACCAGGCGGTCGTCGATGTCGCGGGCCGCGGGGCCGCTCGTCTCGTCCCAGTTCACTGAGAACCTCCTCGCGCGTGCGGTCCCGGTGCCTGGCGTGACCTGCTTGTCCGGCCGGGGGTCCGGGGGTTGTCCCCGGGAAAATGCAGCATGGCGGTGGATCTCTCGGTCAGCGGGCGCGGTTGAGGGTCTGCAGGGCGGCCTTGAGGAGCGCGCCCACGTTCGGCTCGGCGGATGCCTCTGCCTGCGGTGTAACGGCAATGACCGCGTCCTCGGCGTCGCGCGGGGCGTACCCGAGGCCGACCAGTGCGGAGTGCAGCTGCTCGCTCCAGGGGGCGGGCCCGGAGGCCGTGCGCTGGGCGGCGAGGTGCGCGCCGGTGCCGAGGGGGGCGCCGAGGCGGTCCTTGAGCTCCAGGAGGAGCTTCTGGGCGCCCTTCTTGCCGATGCCGGGGACCGCGGTCAGCGCCTTCTCGTCGGCGGTGGAGATCGCGAGGCGCAGGGCGTCCGGGGAGTGCACGGCGAGCATCGCCTGGGCGAGGCGCGGGCCGACGCCGCTGGCGGTCTGGAGGAGCTCGAAGACCTGGCGCTCGTCGTCGTCCACGAAGCCGTAGAGAGTGAGCGAGTCCTCCCGTACGACCAGAGAGGTCGCG
The sequence above is drawn from the Streptomyces sp. NBC_01465 genome and encodes:
- the secD gene encoding protein translocase subunit SecD — encoded protein: MAAPNKGRRPAGAQGKPGRSLLLILIAMVAMAGGMFLGGHTTPRLGIDLAGGTSITLKAEPTPGKPNAINKTNMDTAVSIIDRRVNGMGVSEAEVQTQGSDNIIVNIPKGTNSKEARAQVGTTAQLYFRQVLTEAAGTPTPTSTASPTPTASSTGKAKATSSATPTPTASATSQGRAVTDGLKADSTPSPTPTPSASSSASAADAATAAKLQKEFTALDCSTKAGRANASKGALPTDPVVSCSEDGSTKYILGPAELSGTDVDSAKAAISQQNGAWVVNMDFTGKGSKKFQTTTTKLAKATEPQNQFAIVLDGLVQSAPRVSTTLSGSAEISGSFDQKSAQSLANVLSYGALPLTFHEETATTVSAALGGQQLDAGLIAGAIGLALVIIYLVAYYRGLAAIAILSLAVSGILTYEIMTLLGPGIGFALNLPAVCGAIVAIGITADSFIVYFERVRDEIRHGRTLRPAVERAWPRARRTILVSDFVSFLAAAVLYIVTVGKVQGFAFTLGLTTLLDVVVVFLFTKPVMTLIARRQFFADGHPWSGLDPKRLGAKPPLRRSRTAASAHTDPKEA
- the yajC gene encoding preprotein translocase subunit YajC, whose translation is MSPITLLPFIVLIGAMFLMTRSAKKKQQAAASMRNEMQPGTGVRTIGGMYATVKEIHDETVTLEVAPGVHAIYAKNAIGAVLVDEEYNRIVHGEDDSAIVPDDASSLTEADETADDAKIDLGKKDAAEDTVDETAPKDDKADGEGDAK
- the ruvB gene encoding Holliday junction branch migration DNA helicase RuvB — translated: MNWDETSGPAARDIDDRLVDSVADGEDQAVEAALRPKDLDEFVGQEKVRQQLDLVLRAARQRGATADHVLLSGAPGLGKTTLSMIIAAEMGAPIRITSGPAIQHAGDLAAILSSLQEGEVLFLDEIHRMSRPAEEMLYMAMEDFRVDVIVGKGPGATAIPLELPPFTLVGATTRAGLLPPPLRDRFGFTGHMEFYEPAELERVIHRSARLLDVEIDGEGAAEIAGRSRGTPRIANRLLRRVRDYAQVKGDGTITREVAGTALAVYEVDARGLDRLDRAVLQALLKLFGGGPVGLSTLAVAVGEERETVEEVAEPFLVREGLLARTPRGRVATPAAWAHLGLVPPQQTGADNGQGGLFRA
- the ruvA gene encoding Holliday junction branch migration protein RuvA, with amino-acid sequence MIAFVTGPVAALAPTTAVLEVGGVGMAVQCTPNTLSTLRIGQEAKLATSLVVREDSLTLYGFVDDDERQVFELLQTASGVGPRLAQAMLAVHSPDALRLAISTADEKALTAVPGIGKKGAQKLLLELKDRLGAPLGTGAHLAAQRTASGPAPWSEQLHSALVGLGYAPRDAEDAVIAVTPQAEASAEPNVGALLKAALQTLNRAR